AGCGAAACTTCCAACGGAATGCTTCCGCTGTCAGCCTGTACCTGGCGTCTCTATCGCCAGGTAACAATTTCGGCATGCGCTCGGGCCGCAATTTCTGGGAGAACACTTGCTTTCCTAGCCCGTCAGATAAAAGTTTATCTAAAAGCGGCCCATATGTTTTCCCAGCTTCTACGTCCGTCATGACGCACCATCTATCTAAGCAAATATTGTATATTATTAAAATATAATGGGAGGTACTGCCAACTGTTGATGGAGTGCGAATAGTAAGTAGTACGCCTATTATTGAAAAGCCATAATAAGGTAATTGCATTATCTATCGTTGCAAGACTGGAAAATACCCGTATAAAATATCGTACATACTGATCGCGAACACTTCACAAATGtcaaaaattgcggcagaaccgaTCGCACGAAGACTCTCGACGGTGATGCGTTagtattgaatcaatatagcgacaaaATTTATTGCCACCACCGAAACGAGTTTCTGTATGAGGCCTGTATTGCAGCGGAACTCCACTTTCGCGCTTCACtaagaacacttggcgccatctagcaccgccaccgcgaagcctgcgcgtgacCTCCGAGATGTATGGCACGcgggtgcgtgcgaacgctgagaaacgcgtcatgggacagctgggctcctctctcgcacttctttctgAACACGCCGCGCCTTCTattggcactgccgagaagtccacatgtggccttcgagacgagaagcatggcgcgccggtgcctgcgagcggtgagaattgttcccttgcttgccgcacactcagtggcacatacccagtgctccaagtcggcgtcaaatacTTTCTTGGAAcagtggtacctacccagtcACGCATCTACAGTCACCCATGTCGttgtgaaagaggttcgttgaagagcgatACGTATGTACATATTTAGTGACCCAACTTGGTCTAATGGTTCGTTTCAAACCATGTTACCTCTGCATAGCAGCCCGATGTGCTACCCATCCGACCACGATCTAACCAGTGGCGCAGGTATGCCGGAAAACGTTTATATacagacatagatagatagatagatagatagatagatagatagatagatagatagatagatagatagatagatagatagatagatagatagatagatagatgatactCCCAAAAAGTGCGTGAAGTTCCTAAAGAATGCAAACGCATTAAAACACGCAGATTCAAGGCAATGTTGCAATCTAAACGACGCGAAGAAAGTCTGCGTCAGCGAGGTATATCATGCAGTATCGTATGACACTCGCACAGCCTCGTCGCCTGCCTGCTGAGTGCCAAAAAGACTATGGCGATGTATGCTGTCGGTCGAGGGAAGAATGTTGACGAGATTTGTATATACAGCGTAGTATGACATATTTAAATGCACATAAGGCATAATATTATGGCCTTTGTGTCACAGCGGCACGTACCCAATATGAGGCATTGGTCCAGAGTGGGCACATACCTATAGTTGCAGATGCCCAGTGGCCCAAGTGGTTGTTTATTCGTAGACAAACCTTACTTACATGCACCAAACCGATGGGAGTTTACAAAGAAGGCATTGATTTAGAAACACTTTCAAAAGCAAATTGGGCCTATTATTTGCGGTACATTTATTTACATCGGGTAACTGAGAGACAACCACTAGAACATTATAACAGGTAGCTTTTCTCAGAAGAAGATCGGCGCGACCGAGGAAAAAGAAGCCCGGCTCCCCACGAGCCGTTGCACGGGCAGCGAGAACGCCGTTCGATCGGCCATCAGAGCGGCGGTGGCTCGGAGCGCGGCAGGCAGCCGTTTCGCACTGCTGGCGCGGCTCCTCCCGAAGCTGGGCCCGGGACCCCGTTCCCTGTCGGCGCCTGGGCGGAAGACAGCGCTGGGCGGCAGCGACTGCGCGCGGAGGCCCGAGGCGAAGACTTCTCACCGAGCGTGAACAAACATGGAGAAGGAGGAGCCAGCCAAGAAGCAAGCGGCAACGCCCAAGACCAGGACGACAAAACGAAAACCGCCTGCTGCCGACGATGCCGGCGGTCCTTCTCAAGAGACTCCCACTGCCAAGCGAGCGCGGGGAAGGCCCGCGAAGGACCCGTCTACACCTAAAACGAAGACCCGGTCAGCGAAGCCGGCAACGCCAAAACCCATCGCCACCACGTCTTCCGGAAAGGCAAGAAAGGCCGACGAGGCACCACCACCCGACGCCGACGTGAATCTCCCGTCCACCAGCAAGGAACCCAAGTCGCACAGGGTGAGCCGAAAGACGCGACCGCGGAGCTCGTCCCCGAGCGATGCTCATACTTCCGTGGCCACGCATCCGAACCATCGGCACCGCTCGCGGAGTCGCTCCcccggcagcagcagccaccatGCCAAAAGGGGAAGGAGCCGCGGACGATCTCGGCATTCGTCCCGCAGCGGCCATGGTGGACACAAGCGCAAACGCAGCCGCCATGGAAAGTCCACTACCGACTCCGAAAGCAGCCACGGAAGAAAGAGGGGCCGCAGCAggagccgccgccgccaccgctccaAAAGCAGCAGCTCAACAGCGAGCATGAGCACCAGGAGTGGCGGGAAACGGCGCCGCCACGCCCGTAGCACCCGTTCTTCGTCGACCCGCAAAGGAAAGCGGGCCAAGTCGAGGAAGGCGGTAAGCAGCTCTTCATCGAAGTCTCGTCGGGCCAAGCGAACGGCTGGCAAAGCGACCAAAGGCAAGCGCCAGTAAAAAGGTGCCAGTGACCGGGAAAGCAAGTCGGCCGAACCCATAGAAAATCTGCACTTGGGCTTAGCCTTGGCTGCCCCTTCACGGTCAAGAAATGAGAGGGTGTGGACGGAGGCTCGATTTCCTCGATGAAGAAATTTAGGACCGTGCATCAGGACGACAATCAAAAATAAACTTCACTGTCAGTGAGCTCTACTGTTCTTGCTGTTGCTCAATCATTCCCTGTAGGAAATGTTTCTGAGGGTGCAATTTATTCACAAATAAATTAAACTTCAGTGAATAGGCGACGTTGGTGTTATCAAGCTTGGTAGTGTTTGTATGGATCATAGCTTCCGCTTTGGTGCCCTGTAATAATGGTGTAGGCAACACGAAGGCGAACGAAAgagaatggcaaaaaaaaaaaaaaaactgcgcaatACAACCTTTACGGCAGAACTTTATGTTAAATATTGAAGGGCATCGTCATGAAGGTCTAGTTCCGCGCTTCTACATTTCAAAACGGCCATGTAAAGCGAAATGACTAGACATTGAAATTATTAGCACGCATCCCTGCGAAGCCTAGCTTGCAGTGCAACCTCCCTGTGACGTAGTGGGCTGCGTAAAATGAAGCCTATGTATAAGACCCGACAAAGCGGTCCGTTTAGCCCCtgttgcttaaagggacactaaaggcaaatattatttcaacgtggactgcTAAAATAccataccagaaacctcgaaacgcttgtttcgcaCCAAGAAAAGAgttattttaagagaaaattgcgtctgaagcgtccgcgtacctctaacgtaattcaaatcgcccgcccgagcgaggagtggtgacgtcatggccatatagagacgttgtgccgccggtgagtaataaaacggcgcccgcagacaGCGCTAcggcatatctttttttttttttttttgcgtaaagcgcaaacgcgcggccagaaacagccAAGACAGAGCTGAcagcagtgcgaaagcggaagtatggtggctatagccaccatagcggaaggtaaagcgcattgtgaacacggtgatcgtcgacgctcgtcgcaatggaccaactaggTGACGACCCTGACAATGACACATTGGCTCGGGATGCTGGGCTCGAGTTTAGCGagttaagctccgatgagcgtgacaggctgctgagggctcgcgctgccggcgtcgttgcctactacgacggcggcctcgacaccgctcttccgagcgcgaaagcagcgaggactccagcaatgcgacgtcgggcgacgaagcctggtcaccgtctggacctGCCGTCGCGATTCTCAAGCTGCTaacaaattcaagtgcgagtttagcgagccagcagcaccagcacagcactacgcgataacgaaacttctgaagCTCGAATGCGCGCGAGGTGCAAAGTCGAGGGAAAATGAAACCTTTTGAACGTCCGcatcgttatcaagtgtaacgccaaaaaggtatttttcctaagaatctaatagaagtagacaagtatcATTTTCTTCCgccttataatccaacgaaaaaTCTTTTAATAccagtggttgagtactagtgacatatttttttttgtgttttttgagGAGTGCGTTCGTCATCAgctaagtaccggaatgtccctggggagtctcttatcatgtcctgcatttacctcaatttctcgtttactaaagctctgttcgcgattataatGAGGCCTTAGGcattctagagcattgctctatcactttagcttgactttttatttgactttagtgtccctttaagtcacTATGCATCCAATCAGCAGTTGCTTGAACCACCAATCTAAATGAGACCGTGAAAAGGGAAGTGCAATGGTAGTTTTTTCTTACGCCACGCTTTTACGCCACACAGAGGTTGGAGAGAGCCGCGTTTTGCGAATACGAGTGCGTAATCAGGCAAATTGGACAAATAACTTCGCGCCAGTGATTTCAGTCAACATAGTCCCTTTTGAAATGTAGATACACGTAATAAgacttttaagcgaagctttatatggctaggtgaaatcgtatatgactgggcgaaatcgcctgtgtacagaaaactatcatcagcattggctcaacccaaCCAAGCCCATGGGAGTTTACAAAGACCGCATTGATTTAGAAACATACTTTGAAAAGTAAATTCGGCCTATTATTTGCCGTACATTTATTTACATCGCTAACTGAGAGACAACCACTGTAATATTATAAAAGGGAGCTCTTCTTAGCAGAAGATCGGCGCGTCCGAGGAAAAAGAAGCCCGGCACTCCACGAGCCGTTGCACGGGCCTCGAGAACGCCGTTCGATCGGTTAACATCAGAGCGGCGGTGGCTCGGATCGCGGCAGGCAGCCGTCTTCACACTGCTGGCGCGGCTCCTCCCCGAAGCTGGGCCCGGGACCCCGTTCCCTGTCGGCGCCTGGGCGGAAGACAGCGCTGGGCGGCAGCGACTGCGCGCGGAGGCCCGAGGCCAAGACTTCTCACCGAGCGTGAACCAACATGGAGGAGGAGGAGCCAGCCAAGAAGCAAGGCGGCAACGCCCAAGACCAGGACGACGAAGCGGAAACCGCCTGCTGCCGACGATGGCGGCGGTCCTTCTCAAGAGAATCCCACTGCCAAGCGAGCGCGGGGAAGGCCCGCGAAGGACCCGTCTACACCTCAAACGAAGACCCGGTCAGCGAAGCCGGCAACGCCAAAACCCATCGCCACCACGTCTTCCGGAAAGGCAAGAAAGGCCGACGAGGCACCACCACCCGACGCCGACGTGAATCTCCCGTCCACCAGCAAGGGACCCAAGTCGCACAGGGTGAGCCGGAAGACGCGACCGCGGAGCTCGTCCCCGAGCGATGCTCATACTTCCGTGGCCACGCATCCGAAGCATCGGCACCGCTCGCGGAGTCGCTCCcccggcagcagcagccaccatGCCAAAAAGGGAAGGAGCCGTGGACGATCTCGGCATTCGTCCCGCAGCGGCCATGGTGGACACAAGCGCAAACGCAGCCGCCATGGAAAGTCCACTACCGACTCCGAAAGCAGCCACGGAAGAAAGAGGGGCCGCAGCAGGagtcgccgccgccaccgctccaAAAGCAGCACTTCAACAGCGAGCATGAGCACCAGGAGTGGCGGAAAACGGCGCCGCCACGCCCGTAGCACCCGTTCGTCGTCGACCCGCAAAGGAAAGCGGGCCAAGTCGAGGAAGGCGGTAAGCAGCTCTTCATCGAAGTCTCGTCGGGCCAAGCGACCAGCTGGCAAAGCGACCAAAGGCAAGCGCCAGTAAAAAGGTGCCAGTGACCGGGAAAGCAAGTGGGCCGAAGCCATAGAAAATCTGAACTTGGGCTTAGCCTTGGCTGCCCCTTCACGGTCGAGAGATGAGAGGGTGTGGACGGAGGCTCTATGAAGAAATTTGGGACCGTGCATCAGGACGACAATCCAAAATAAACTTCATTGTCAGTGAGCTCTACTGTTTATGCTGTTGCTCAATCATTCCCTGTAGGAAATGTTTCTGAGGGTGCAATGTATTCACAAATAAATTAATCTTCAGTGAATAGGCGACGTTGGTGTTATCAAGCTTGGTAGTGTTTGTATGGATCATAGCTTCCGCTTTGGTGCCCTGTAATAATGGTGTAGGCAACACGAAGGCGAACGAAAgagaatggcaaaaaaaaaaaaaaagctgcgcaaTACAACCTTTACGGCAGAACTTTATGTTAAATATTGAAGGGCATCGTCATGAAGGTCTAGTTCCGCGCTTCTACATTTCAAAACGGCCATGTAAAGCGAAATGACTAGACTTGAAATTATTAGCACGCATCCCTGCAAAGCCTAGCTTGCAGTGCAACCTCCCTGTGACGTAGTGGGCTGCGTAAAATGAAGCCTATGTATAAGACCCGACAAAGTGGTCCGTTTAGCCCCtgttgcttaaagggacactaaaggcaaatattatttcaacgtggactgcTAAAATAccataccagaaacctcgaaacgcttgtgTCGCACCAAGAAAAGAgttattttaagagaaaattgcgtctgaagcgtccgcgtacctctaacgtaattcaaatcgcccgcccgatcgaggagtggtgacgtcatggccatatagagacgttgtgccgccggtgagtaataaaacggcgcccgcagacaGCGCTAtggcatatctttttttttttttttttgcgtaaagcgcaaacgcgcggccagaaacagccAAGACAGAGCTGAcagcagtgcgaaagcggaagtatggtggctatagccaccatagcggaaggtaaagcgcattgtgaacacggtgatcgtcgacgctcgtcgcaatggaccaactaggTGACGACCCTGACAATGACACATTGGCTCGGGATGCTGGGCTCGAGTTTAGCGagttaagctccgatgagcgtgacaggctgctgagggctcgcgctgccggcgtcgttgcctactacgacggcggcctcgacaccgctcttccgagcgcgaaagcagcgaggactccagcaatgcgacgtcgggcgacgaagctggtcaccgtctggacctGCCGTCGCGATTCTCAAGCTGCTaacaaattcaagtgcgagtttagcgagccagcagcaccagcacagcactacgcgataacgaaacttctgaagCTCGAATGCGCGCGAGGTGCAAAGTCGAGGGAAAATGAAACCTTTTGAACGCCCGcatcgttatcaagtgtaacgccaaaaaggtatttttcctaagaatctaatagaagtagacaagtatcATTTTCTTCCgccttataatccaacgaaaaaTCTTTTAATAccagtggttgagtactagtgacatattttttttttttttttttgaggagtgcgttcgtcatcgggtaagtaccggaatgtccctggggagtctcctatcatgtcctgcatttacctcaatttctcgtttactaaagctctgttcgcgattataatGAGGCCTTAGGCATtatagagcattgctctatcactgtagcttgactttttatttgactttagtgtccctttaagtcacTATGCATCCAATCAGCAGTTGCTTGAACCACCAATCTAAATGAGACCGTGAAAAGGGAAGTGCAATGGTAGTTTTTTCTTACGCCACGCTTTTACGCCACACAGAGGTTGGAGAGAGCCGCGTTTTGCGAATACGAGTGCGTAATCAGGCAAATTGGACAAATAACTTCGCGCCAGTGATTTCAGTCAACATAGTCCCTTTTGAAATGTTGATACACGTAATAAGacttttaagtgaagctttatatggctaggtgaaatcgtatatgactgggcgaaatcgcctgtgtacagaaaactatcatcagcattggctcaacccaaCCAAGCCCATGGGAGTTTACAAAGACCGCATTGATTTAGAAACATACTTTGAAAAGTAAATTCGGCCTATTATTTGCCGTACATTTATTTACATCGCTAACTGAGAGACAACCACTGTAATATTATAAAAGGGAGCTCTTCTTAGCAGAAGATCGGCGCGTCCGAGGAAAAAGAAGCCCGGCACTCCACGAGCCGTTGCACGGGCCTCGAGAACGCCGTTCCATCGGTTAACATCAGAGCGGCGGTGGCTCGGAGCGCGGCAGGCAGCCGTCCTC
The DNA window shown above is from Dermacentor silvarum isolate Dsil-2018 chromosome 1, BIME_Dsil_1.4, whole genome shotgun sequence and carries:
- the LOC125942230 gene encoding uncharacterized protein LOC125942230, which translates into the protein MEEEEPAKKQGGNAQDQDDEAETACCRRWRRSFSRESHCQASAGKAREGPVYTSNEDPVSEAGNAKTHRHHVFRKGKKGRRGTTTRRRRESPVHQQGTQVAQGEPEDATAELVPERCSYFRGHASEASAPLAESLPRQQQPPCQKGKEPWTISAFVPQRPWWTQAQTQPPWKVHYRLRKQPRKKEGPQQESPPPPLQKQHFNSEHEHQEWRKTAPPRP